Sequence from the Seriola aureovittata isolate HTS-2021-v1 ecotype China chromosome 6, ASM2101889v1, whole genome shotgun sequence genome:
CTCTGTATTCAGCTGTCTTGTTTGGGGTCAGTGGTTCATCTTGGAGTTATTATGGTGTATATTCAACATCCCACACGCATTCAGTCGGGGCTGCTGACATCCCACAGCACTCCTCAGGTCCCATCTGCCCTCAGTCATCCTCACTGTCAttctctttttgtatttgttttattttttcattttttgttgttgtgtgcttttctttgccattttccttctctgttttctaaCACTTTTTATTCTCCGCTCTTCCAGAGGGAGAAGTCCAGTACTCCAGGTATGAAGCCAGGGACCCCCATGTCTCAGGAGTCCAACACCCCGGGACCTAGCGGACCCCCGCAGTTCAGACCTGTCCCTGGCAAGCCTGGTGTTGACCCTCTTGGTAAGGTCGTCTCACGAGTTTGCTTTTATTCCCCGTGTCATCTGTATATTGTTGTCATGAGTGAGCACTGAGCTTCAGAAAGCCATCAGTTGATGTGAAGTGAAACTGTAAGGCTTGCTGACATTACTGGAAAaactctttgttgttttctatcCATGTTGCTGAGGAGACCGGCAGACACATATCTACAGGCCTCCTCTCAAGGACATAAGCTTGCACTGCACACAGgggatcatttaaaaaaaatgaatctgtaTTTGCAGAGACAGCTTTTTAGCCTGTGCTGGCTTTGTTACATGTAGTGATTCTATCAACACTGGGCCGCAGTAGTTGGTATGGGTGTCAGCCAGCTCCCCACCACCGACCACCATCTGGACTTAATAAGCAGCTGTGGGCAAAAATATTCAGTGCGCCTCactttttaaatggaaaaattaggAGAGGTGATGGACTGTGACTGTGAGCTGCTTCATAATGAGCCTCCATCTATTCCAGTgtatctcttttctctcctttttttacTCACATCACCTGTTAGCCCCCACACCGCTTTCACGCACACCCACATCATTGTGAGTGCATATGTACGTGCTTGTAGATGCAGCTACATGTGCTGGAGGAGGATACAGAGAATGTTTATGTGAgcgtgtgcgcacacacacacatacacacggacgaacacacgcgcgcacacacacacacacacacacacacacacacacacacacacacacaggtattgGCTCACTGCAGGAAGGTATGGTggccagcagggggcagtagTGGTCTAGTGCTGCAGTTAGTGATGTCCTGCCTTTTGTGGCAGCTTGttcacagcctgtcagtcacagctgtctcacacactgacaggctCTGCAGAGGGAGTCACCTTAATAAAATGCACATCTTATTCTATCCTATGTTTAAGTGATATCTAGAGCTCTCAGAATGACTGGCATTCTTTATTCTCTCATCCTCTTCTTTTGCCtcaatcaattattttttctctccaatAATTCTCAACAAATTAACTCACTCTtatcttttcctccctccatccttccacCAGCTCTGGGTCTCAGAAACCCTCTGGCGGTGCAGGGAGCGTACCCTCCAGGGGCTTTTGGCCTGCCTCCAGGGGTGAACGGGGACCTGCCTGGGGCAGCGGGCTATGGTGCAGGCCTCCACTTGGTCTCCCCCCAGATGAacggagctgcagcagcagcggcggcagcagccgCCGCAGGCTACGGACGGTCCCCTGTGGTGAGCTCGACGCTCCGCAGATAATTTGTCTTTCCAGTGTCACTGTCATATGTAACACCTCAGCATATAAACCTGTCagaggacaaagagagggaTATTCTATGTACAGGACAGAAGGGAGCATTTTAatgggagaggagaaggaagagaggcTGCCTTGTCATTTATCGTTAAGAATCTATGACCTTGGCTCTTGAAAAGTCTCTTTACCTTTATGTGATCTCATTTTATTCTGATCTTTCATCTGATACTATCTCTGTATTACCCATTTTTATGAGTgaatcctctcctctcctctcaccaggtattttttcagatatttttttcttacgTTAGGGTATTTGTCTCTTCCAGGTGGGCTACGAGTCTCCACACCCACATATGAGGGTCCCTGGGCTGCCTGCCAGCCTGCAGTCAGCTGCCTCCGGAAAACCGTGAGTTTCCCTTTACCTTCAATCGTTCAAATCTTCACCTGTTCACTATTAACTGCTCTAAGGTTCTCCTCAAATTTCAGTTTCAACACCAGAAGAGAAAAGAACTGGAAAGATGAATAATCAAAGCgtgaaaaggaggaaaatattttaataaaaaaaacagcttggcGCCTTCAGGACTTTGTTAGGTCAAAATATACAGCCCCAAGgcctctttttaaattaaacaatctGTGTTCATACATCAAGAAATAGTCATCCCTTAAAGCAGTCTATAGCAGTGTGCCAGTTTACTTTGTCTggagtgttttatttatttctgcacatGAATGGCCAATGTAGATGATGTCAGTGCTATTTATTACagttaaatacagtattttttgttACTCAGACATTATTAATAAATGTCAGGTTTTAGTCACTCAGTGTCAGTCTCTCAAACATTTTCTAGGTCATGCAGAAACCACAAGTTGAAGTAGATGAAGTGACAAATTCCTacttataaaaagaaaaatggtgcTCATGAAAGTAATGcacttttgttattgttcttttaCAATGAATAGTTCTCCCAGTTATTCATCGTTTTCGGTTCCCTtccatctctcttctctccagcGCCTACTCGTTCCATGTGAGTGCAGACGGCCAGATGCAGCCGGTGCCCTTTCCCCCTGACGCCCTGCTGGGCCCGGGAATCCCTCGCCACGCCCGTCAGATTCACACCCTGAGCCACGGAGAGGTGGTGTGTGCTGTCACCATCAGCACCTCGACGCGCCACGTCTACACCGGAGGAAAGGGTTGCGTTAAGGTGTGGGACATCAGCCAGCCGGGCAGCAAGAGCCCCATGGCCCAGCTGGACTGTCTGGTGAGACACGGGCAAGGAGTGGAGGCAGTTAGATGGATGTTTGTAGACTCATATTTAAAGTTTGTTGACTATCTTGTGTCTAATAATGTTGCTTTATGACCAAAAGGgatactgtattttttcatacataaaaacacactttggATGATGAATTACCTTTGCGTTGTTGTCGTGAAGCCAAATCCTCCAgcgtatttatttattgctgtgatactgctgcagcagcatggtTAACTCTGTACGGCTATCCCCTTGTCGTCAATTACAGTGAACTACAGCGTATATCACggtataaatgtttatatttctcgTTTTATTGTGGCCAATCAGAACAGGGATAACTACATCCGCTCCTGCAAGCTGCTCTCTGACGGTCGAACCTTGATCGTCGGCGGGGAGGCCAGCACGCTGTCAATCTGGGATTTGGCCACACCCACTCCCCGAATCAAGGCAGAGCTGACATCGTCCGCCCCCGCCTGCTACGCTCTGGCCATCTCCCCTGACAACAAGGtctgcttctcctgctgcagcgaTGGCAACATCGTCGTCTGGGACCTTCACAACCAGACGCTGGTCAGGTAAgagaggagtgggaggaggcgCCGGTCAGATGAAGAGTGCAGTAGGAAAAGGACAAACAATTTGCaagaaaaaggcagagaggagagtgatgaaaaaggaagagaagtTATAGTGAGGGAAATGAGAGGTAAGGGAAAACtgcagagggaaggaggaaatgGTGTCTTTATTGTAATTTCACAACTTAATCAATCATAAAGTCATAGCGAGAGGAAAACATTATAGATATAAAGTGTGCAGGATGAATGCAGCATAGAGGAGGTGAGGACTTCCTAAACCTGTGTGTTTAACTGGGAGGAAgaagcagtttgtgtttctgaaagTCTTATTTGTCCTTAAAACAACATATCGGTGGTTTTATATGTTCCAGAGAATTTACCACTATGTTTCTACACCTAAAGCCAGACCAAAGCATGAATTGCTGTAtttactcattttattttttcctcagatttttcaaaaggaaatattattatatagacccccccccccctccccgcccccccccaaaaaatgaaatgcttttCCAGCTAATACACACGTCTGTGTATCAAGGGACAAACTCTGCCACTTAAACCACTGTAGGCTATGAATGCTGTGGTGTGTGGCACTGGTCCATGCTAAATACTTCTTCCCATAAAAATAAATGGTAACACTTTAAGTCCccttatttagcatttatatgcagtatataaacatataacaATTATTTTATAAGGCACTGTAATGTAGTTGTGAGCAGATATAAGGagattttaagtgtttattaatgtaaagTATTTGTTAACAATTCTAATTTCTCAtatgaagacatattttatattattacaacagtgttttactgtgttatcCTTCGTTATCTGTTTATACACCAGCCTCCACTTATGGGTGCCCACAGGGTAATACCTGTTGACAATAGGATCAtgatacattaataaacacctAAATTGTATATCAATTGCATTATAGTGTTATGgactgtttattacatttgtttatatCCTTCTTATGAAGGTAAAGTTAAATTGTTgctaaataaacattaaataataagCCAATGTAGTTTTAATTTCTCTTGTAGAACAATCTTTTGCCCTGGGACTATTTTTTTGGTGGAGAGACTCACAttacttcagtgttttatgttttatgcaaaATTAAGCAACttcaacaaaaatattgaaGATGTGATTCAGTGTAATTATTAGCTGCAACCAGCAATTAGCAAGTCTCTGTGTGATGATTTTCATCACACACATgactgaatgaaatgtttttcagttgttaAAAAGTCAGACAAACTAGTATTTTGAATGAGCAGCGATCAGAGAGGAGGCTGGGTAGCCAGAGgtacagatgtttgtttttgtgcatttatcTCTGGGTCTCTCGTGCGTCTCCTCCCTGCAGGCAGTTCCAGGGCCACACGGACGGAGCGAGCTGCATCGACATCTCCAACGACGGCACCAAGCTGTGGACAGGAGGGCTGGACAACACCGTCCGCTGCTGGGACCTCCGAGAGGGACGCCAGCTCCAGCAACATGACTTCACCTCGCAGGTACACACAGcagcatacaaacacactcaaatcaGATTCGCTGCAGTCCAGATGAATAGGCATTAATGTGCTGAGGCTGTTGATGATCATTCACGCTTTAACGGTCTCATCTCCCCatttctttctcccctctctgtctccagatcTTCTCTCTGGGCTACTGTCCGACAGGCGAGTGGCTGGCTGTGGGAATGGAGAGCAGTAACGTTGAAGTCTTGCACGTCTCCAAACCTGACAAGTACCAGCTGCACCTCCACGAGAGCTGTGTTCTCTCCCTCAAATTTGCTTACTGCggtatgcacacacacgtagacaCTGACTAGATTGATGGTTTGGTTACATCACATTACCTGAGGGTATTTAATCACAGAGAAGCAGAACAAATCTTCTGCTTCTTTCATTATTCAGAAACAGCTTCTTCCTTTTCACCTCTCCCGCTCTTTACAAAAGCAGCTCTTCCCCTCAGGCTTCCCCGTATCTCGCCTCCCCCGAGGCTTTATCTGTTGATGGCTGTATGTGTTTCGTCCTGTAGGTAAATGGTTCGTGAGCACAGGCAAAGATAACCTCCTGAATGCGTGGCGGACACCTTACGGATCCAGCATATTCCAGGTAGATCATCAGAGTTTTATATACAGAATTTTGCAAcaactactgtttttttttttttggtcaaaaaTTAACCATGAAATATGATGACATAAGGAGACATTGTGTTCTCTGGCCTGGAAACAATTCATTTgtcaaatttgaaaaatttccttttttcattttccttctgtCATCTTCTTGTTTACTTACTGAAGGGTTATTTTGGGTCACACATACATCAGTTTTGACTTAACAGCCagcatgtgatttttatttgtgtcactgtttgtttgtataaaaACCATGATTCACTGAATGTTTGTAGCTAATATTGTTTccgctctgtctctgtgttcagtctAAGGAGTCTTCGTCGGTTCTCAGCTGCGATATCTCCCCTGATGACCAATTCATCGTCACCGGCTCCGGGGACAAGAAGGCCACAGTCTATGAAGTCATCTACTGAACTCTAATTGGCTGAAAAAGTAAACCTAATAATCAGGGGGCTGAGCCAAGGCTCCCTCCTGCACCAATGACTGTACAGAGCGTCGGTGGCATGGAAAATAAGAGACACTCAACTcgtactttgttgttttgtttacgTTTGTGAAAGAAATGAGCGAGAAAGCGAAGCAAGGGGGCACAAAGTCAcatctctggaaaaaaaaaaaaacaaactttgtttttaatgctctGAGAACGCTGGTTAGTCTATAGCTGCGCAAAT
This genomic interval carries:
- the tle2a gene encoding transducin-like enhancer protein 2a isoform X3 — its product is MFPQNRPPAPLQPPPGSSASVVAAAAAAAAAASGTPQSLKLTYPETLDRIKEEFQFLQTQYHSLKLECEKLATEKTEIQRHYVMYYEMSYGLNIEMHKQTEIAKRLNVICAQLIPFLSQEHQQQVVQAMERAKQVTMGELNASIGQQLQAQHLSQHAQGLPVGPHPSGLPHPGLALGGGSSLLALSGALGAQLAAKDERAHLEAAAAAAAAAEHHRDREAGPSSLSNGDKGRPADYLSNGKKRKADEKEFMTDYGSDADKSDDNLVVDEDPSSPRSVQSYSSRENGLDKMPPSRKEGPPQASPTSLASSSSAASPSRGKEPPQREKSSTPGMKPGTPMSQESNTPGPSGPPQFRPVPGKPGVDPLALGLRNPLAVQGAYPPGAFGLPPGVNGDLPGAAGYGAGLHLVSPQMNGAAAAAAAAAAAGYGRSPVVGYESPHPHMRVPGLPASLQSAASGKPAYSFHVSADGQMQPVPFPPDALLGPGIPRHARQIHTLSHGEVVCAVTISTSTRHVYTGGKGCVKVWDISQPGSKSPMAQLDCLNRDNYIRSCKLLSDGRTLIVGGEASTLSIWDLATPTPRIKAELTSSAPACYALAISPDNKVCFSCCSDGNIVVWDLHNQTLVRQFQGHTDGASCIDISNDGTKLWTGGLDNTVRCWDLREGRQLQQHDFTSQIFSLGYCPTGEWLAVGMESSNVEVLHVSKPDKYQLHLHESCVLSLKFAYCGKWFVSTGKDNLLNAWRTPYGSSIFQSKESSSVLSCDISPDDQFIVTGSGDKKATVYEVIY
- the tle2a gene encoding transducin-like enhancer protein 2a isoform X4, whose product is MFPQNRPPAPLQPPPGSSASVVAAAAAAAAAASGTPQSLKLTYPETLDRIKEEFQFLQTQYHSLKLECEKLATEKTEIQRHYVMYYEMSYGLNIEMHKQTEIAKRLNVICAQLIPFLSQEHQQQVVQAMERAKQQQLQAQHLSQHAQGLPVGPHPSGLPHPGLALGGGSSLLALSGALGAQLAAKDERAHLEAAAAAAAAAEHHRDREAGPSSLSNGDKGRPADYLSNGKKRKADEKEFMTDYGSDADKSDDNLVVDEDPSSPRSVQSYSSRENGLDKMPPSRKEGPPQASPTSLASSSSAASPSRGKEPPQREKSSTPGMKPGTPMSQESNTPGPSGPPQFRPVPGKPGVDPLALGLRNPLAVQGAYPPGAFGLPPGVNGDLPGAAGYGAGLHLVSPQMNGAAAAAAAAAAAGYGRSPVVGYESPHPHMRVPGLPASLQSAASGKPAYSFHVSADGQMQPVPFPPDALLGPGIPRHARQIHTLSHGEVVCAVTISTSTRHVYTGGKGCVKVWDISQPGSKSPMAQLDCLNRDNYIRSCKLLSDGRTLIVGGEASTLSIWDLATPTPRIKAELTSSAPACYALAISPDNKVCFSCCSDGNIVVWDLHNQTLVRQFQGHTDGASCIDISNDGTKLWTGGLDNTVRCWDLREGRQLQQHDFTSQIFSLGYCPTGEWLAVGMESSNVEVLHVSKPDKYQLHLHESCVLSLKFAYCGKWFVSTGKDNLLNAWRTPYGSSIFQSKESSSVLSCDISPDDQFIVTGSGDKKATVYEVIY
- the tle2a gene encoding transducin-like enhancer protein 2a isoform X1, which codes for MFPQNRPPAPLQPPPGSSASVVAAAAAAAAAASGTPQSLKLTYPETLDRIKEEFQFLQTQYHSLKLECEKLATEKTEIQRHYVMYYEMSYGLNIEMHKQTEIAKRLNVICAQLIPFLSQEHQQQVVQAMERAKQVTMGELNASIGVRGLPPLPHSQQLQAQHLSQHAQGLPVGPHPSGLPHPGLALGGGSSLLALSGALGAQLAAKDERAHLEAAAAAAAAAEHHRDREAGPSSLSNGDKGRPADYLSNGKKRKADEKEFMTDYGSDADKSDDNLVVDEDPSSPRSVQSYSSRENGLDKMPPSRKEGPPQASPTSLASSSSAASPSRGKEPPQREKSSTPGMKPGTPMSQESNTPGPSGPPQFRPVPGKPGVDPLALGLRNPLAVQGAYPPGAFGLPPGVNGDLPGAAGYGAGLHLVSPQMNGAAAAAAAAAAAGYGRSPVVGYESPHPHMRVPGLPASLQSAASGKPAYSFHVSADGQMQPVPFPPDALLGPGIPRHARQIHTLSHGEVVCAVTISTSTRHVYTGGKGCVKVWDISQPGSKSPMAQLDCLNRDNYIRSCKLLSDGRTLIVGGEASTLSIWDLATPTPRIKAELTSSAPACYALAISPDNKVCFSCCSDGNIVVWDLHNQTLVRQFQGHTDGASCIDISNDGTKLWTGGLDNTVRCWDLREGRQLQQHDFTSQIFSLGYCPTGEWLAVGMESSNVEVLHVSKPDKYQLHLHESCVLSLKFAYCGKWFVSTGKDNLLNAWRTPYGSSIFQSKESSSVLSCDISPDDQFIVTGSGDKKATVYEVIY
- the tle2a gene encoding transducin-like enhancer protein 2a isoform X2, which produces MFPQNRPPAPLQPPPGSSASVVAAAAAAAAAASGTPQSLKLTYPETLDRIKEEFQFLQTQYHSLKLECEKLATEKTEIQRHYVMYYEMSYGLNIEMHKQTEIAKRLNVICAQLIPFLSQEHQQQVVQAMERAKQVTMGELNASIGVRGLPPLPHSQLQAQHLSQHAQGLPVGPHPSGLPHPGLALGGGSSLLALSGALGAQLAAKDERAHLEAAAAAAAAAEHHRDREAGPSSLSNGDKGRPADYLSNGKKRKADEKEFMTDYGSDADKSDDNLVVDEDPSSPRSVQSYSSRENGLDKMPPSRKEGPPQASPTSLASSSSAASPSRGKEPPQREKSSTPGMKPGTPMSQESNTPGPSGPPQFRPVPGKPGVDPLALGLRNPLAVQGAYPPGAFGLPPGVNGDLPGAAGYGAGLHLVSPQMNGAAAAAAAAAAAGYGRSPVVGYESPHPHMRVPGLPASLQSAASGKPAYSFHVSADGQMQPVPFPPDALLGPGIPRHARQIHTLSHGEVVCAVTISTSTRHVYTGGKGCVKVWDISQPGSKSPMAQLDCLNRDNYIRSCKLLSDGRTLIVGGEASTLSIWDLATPTPRIKAELTSSAPACYALAISPDNKVCFSCCSDGNIVVWDLHNQTLVRQFQGHTDGASCIDISNDGTKLWTGGLDNTVRCWDLREGRQLQQHDFTSQIFSLGYCPTGEWLAVGMESSNVEVLHVSKPDKYQLHLHESCVLSLKFAYCGKWFVSTGKDNLLNAWRTPYGSSIFQSKESSSVLSCDISPDDQFIVTGSGDKKATVYEVIY
- the tle2a gene encoding transducin-like enhancer protein 2a isoform X5, with the protein product MFPQNRPPAPLQPPPGSSASVVAAAAAAAAAASGTPQSLKLTYPETLDRIKEEFQFLQTQYHSLKLECEKLATEKTEIQRHYVMYYEMSYGLNIEMHKQTEIAKRLNVICAQLIPFLSQEHQQQVVQAMERAKQQLQAQHLSQHAQGLPVGPHPSGLPHPGLALGGGSSLLALSGALGAQLAAKDERAHLEAAAAAAAAAEHHRDREAGPSSLSNGDKGRPADYLSNGKKRKADEKEFMTDYGSDADKSDDNLVVDEDPSSPRSVQSYSSRENGLDKMPPSRKEGPPQASPTSLASSSSAASPSRGKEPPQREKSSTPGMKPGTPMSQESNTPGPSGPPQFRPVPGKPGVDPLALGLRNPLAVQGAYPPGAFGLPPGVNGDLPGAAGYGAGLHLVSPQMNGAAAAAAAAAAAGYGRSPVVGYESPHPHMRVPGLPASLQSAASGKPAYSFHVSADGQMQPVPFPPDALLGPGIPRHARQIHTLSHGEVVCAVTISTSTRHVYTGGKGCVKVWDISQPGSKSPMAQLDCLNRDNYIRSCKLLSDGRTLIVGGEASTLSIWDLATPTPRIKAELTSSAPACYALAISPDNKVCFSCCSDGNIVVWDLHNQTLVRQFQGHTDGASCIDISNDGTKLWTGGLDNTVRCWDLREGRQLQQHDFTSQIFSLGYCPTGEWLAVGMESSNVEVLHVSKPDKYQLHLHESCVLSLKFAYCGKWFVSTGKDNLLNAWRTPYGSSIFQSKESSSVLSCDISPDDQFIVTGSGDKKATVYEVIY